A single genomic interval of Celeribacter indicus harbors:
- a CDS encoding DeoR/GlpR family DNA-binding transcription regulator, giving the protein MHEKERHEIILSAVQDRPVVTVVELCGLTGASEATIRRDIAALHVAKRLRRVRGGAEALAPNPFPGLAGRTFAVNETINIKQKQAIARAAVDLCADGDPIIINGGTTTFQMVHPLATRRCQVFTNSFPIAEHLLKNSKNSVLISGGVIYREQNIVLSPFDNDVTRNFYARRMFMGAQGVAPLGVMEADPLLIQAEHKLIGQADEIVLLVDSTKFESRSSLVLCPLSEIDVLITDDGISDRAAAMIEAADIRLIVAPAGGAREEEAAS; this is encoded by the coding sequence ATGCATGAAAAGGAACGCCACGAGATTATCCTGTCTGCCGTTCAGGACCGGCCGGTTGTGACGGTGGTGGAGCTTTGTGGCCTCACGGGCGCGTCGGAGGCGACCATCCGCCGGGATATCGCGGCATTGCATGTCGCCAAGCGCCTGCGCCGGGTGCGGGGCGGGGCGGAAGCTCTGGCGCCGAACCCGTTTCCCGGACTGGCGGGGCGGACCTTCGCGGTGAACGAAACAATCAACATCAAGCAAAAGCAGGCAATTGCCCGCGCGGCGGTGGACCTGTGCGCGGATGGGGATCCGATCATCATCAATGGCGGTACGACGACGTTCCAGATGGTACATCCGCTGGCGACACGCCGCTGCCAGGTGTTCACAAACTCCTTTCCTATCGCGGAACATCTTCTGAAAAATTCGAAGAATTCAGTGCTTATCTCGGGGGGCGTGATCTACCGTGAGCAGAACATCGTGCTGTCTCCCTTCGACAATGACGTGACGCGGAATTTCTATGCGCGGCGCATGTTCATGGGCGCGCAAGGAGTTGCGCCTCTTGGCGTGATGGAGGCGGACCCGCTCCTCATCCAGGCCGAACACAAGCTGATCGGGCAGGCGGATGAAATCGTGCTGCTGGTGGATTCGACGAAATTCGAAAGCCGTTCGAGCCTCGTGCTCTGCCCTCTCTCGGAAATCGACGTGCTGATCACCGATGACGGGATCAGCGATCGCGCCGCCGCCATGATCGAAGCGGCGGATATCAGACTCATCGTGGCCCCCGCAGGGGGCGCGAGGGAGGAGGAGGCGGCGTCCTGA
- the rhaS gene encoding rhamnose ABC transporter substrate-binding protein, with protein sequence MKLTRLLTSVAVATGLFAGSASAEDMRIALVAKALGIGFFEAAAKGAEEAASELGDVEIIYTGPTDTTAEGQIEVINSLIAQNVDAIAVSANDTDALVPTLKKAMQRGITVISWDSGVAEEGRQMHLNPSSNPLIGNMIIKLAADHLPDGGEVAVLSATTTSTNQNIWIEEMNKAMENYPGIEVVATVYGDDLADKSYREATGLMQSYPDLDAIIAPTSVGIVAAAQAVVDAGKVGEVNVTGLGLPSEMAGAIESGASQSFAIWNPIDLGYSATMIAYHLAKGDATAEPGASIPMGRMGEVTLDDTTSGAMADPFVYDAANIADFKDIF encoded by the coding sequence ATGAAACTGACCAGACTTCTGACTTCCGTGGCTGTCGCGACCGGGCTGTTTGCCGGGTCTGCATCCGCGGAAGACATGCGTATCGCCCTTGTGGCGAAAGCCCTCGGCATCGGCTTTTTCGAAGCTGCGGCCAAAGGGGCCGAAGAGGCGGCCAGCGAGCTGGGCGATGTCGAGATCATCTATACCGGTCCGACGGATACCACCGCCGAAGGCCAGATCGAGGTGATCAATTCGCTGATCGCGCAGAATGTGGACGCCATCGCCGTGTCCGCCAATGACACCGATGCCCTCGTGCCGACTCTGAAGAAGGCGATGCAGCGCGGCATCACCGTGATTTCCTGGGATTCCGGTGTGGCCGAAGAGGGCCGTCAGATGCACCTCAACCCGTCCTCGAACCCGCTGATCGGCAACATGATCATCAAGCTGGCGGCCGATCACCTGCCGGACGGCGGCGAGGTCGCCGTTCTGTCAGCCACCACCACCTCGACCAACCAGAACATCTGGATCGAGGAGATGAACAAGGCGATGGAAAACTATCCGGGTATCGAGGTGGTGGCGACCGTCTATGGCGACGACCTTGCCGACAAATCCTATCGTGAGGCCACCGGCCTGATGCAGTCCTACCCCGATCTCGACGCGATCATCGCGCCGACGTCGGTGGGGATCGTGGCCGCCGCGCAGGCCGTCGTGGATGCCGGAAAGGTGGGCGAGGTCAATGTCACCGGTCTCGGTCTGCCCTCGGAGATGGCGGGCGCGATCGAGAGCGGAGCGTCCCAGTCCTTCGCCATCTGGAACCCGATCGACCTCGGTTATTCGGCGACCATGATCGCCTACCATCTTGCTAAGGGCGACGCGACCGCCGAGCCCGGCGCGAGCATTCCGATGGGGCGCATGGGCGAGGTCACGCTCGATGACACGACCTCCGGGGCGATGGCCGATCCTTTCGTCTATGACGCGGCCAACATCGCGGATTTCAAGGACATCTTCTAA
- a CDS encoding sugar ABC transporter ATP-binding protein has translation MIMGSDQTNAVPVLALDGITKTFPGVKALDGVDLELFAGRVTALIGENGAGKSTVVKMLTGIYQPDGGRILMDGQEVSFATAQAASAAGVTAIHQETVLFDELSVAENIFIGHAPKGKFGLIDRKAMHVGAQRILDEIGARIDAEVRLKDLGIASRHLVAIARALSVEARVVVMDEPTAALSRKEIEELYALVEQLKAQGKAILFISHKFDEIFRIADRYTVFRDGQFIGAGEMSEMVESELVKMMVGRSVDQIYPKRAAEIGEVVLTVAGYSHPTEFEDIGFTLRRGEILGFYGLVGAGRSEFMQSLIGVTRPSKGAVRIEDKVRVIRSPANAIAAGIVYVPEDRGKQGAILDMPIFQNVTLPSLSRLSRNGFTRMAEEFALARRYTERLDLRAASLDTPVGSLSGGNQQKVVIAKWLATQPKVIILDEPTKGIDIGSKAAVHDFMSELAAEGLSVIMVSSEIPEILGMSDRIIVMREGRIVAELEGDDMTPETLVRHAAGISPKGEAA, from the coding sequence ATGATCATGGGCTCAGACCAGACCAATGCCGTGCCGGTTCTCGCGCTCGACGGCATCACCAAGACCTTTCCGGGGGTGAAGGCGCTCGACGGCGTCGATCTCGAGCTTTTCGCGGGCCGTGTGACCGCGCTGATCGGGGAAAACGGCGCGGGCAAATCCACGGTCGTCAAGATGCTGACCGGCATCTACCAGCCGGACGGCGGGCGGATCCTCATGGACGGACAGGAAGTGAGTTTTGCGACGGCGCAGGCGGCGTCCGCGGCCGGTGTCACGGCGATCCATCAGGAAACCGTGCTCTTCGACGAGCTCTCCGTTGCGGAGAACATCTTTATCGGCCATGCGCCGAAAGGGAAATTCGGTCTCATCGATCGCAAGGCCATGCATGTCGGCGCGCAGCGTATTCTCGATGAAATCGGTGCCAGGATCGATGCGGAGGTGCGCCTCAAGGATCTCGGTATCGCCTCGCGCCACCTTGTCGCCATCGCCCGCGCATTGTCGGTCGAGGCTCGGGTCGTTGTCATGGACGAGCCTACCGCCGCGCTCAGCCGCAAGGAGATCGAGGAACTCTACGCGCTCGTCGAGCAGTTGAAGGCGCAAGGCAAGGCCATCCTGTTCATTTCCCACAAATTCGACGAAATCTTCCGGATCGCCGATCGCTATACGGTTTTTCGCGATGGCCAGTTCATCGGAGCGGGCGAGATGTCGGAGATGGTCGAGTCTGAACTCGTGAAGATGATGGTCGGGCGATCTGTCGACCAGATCTATCCCAAACGCGCCGCCGAGATCGGCGAGGTCGTTCTCACCGTCGCAGGTTACAGTCATCCGACCGAATTCGAAGACATCGGGTTTACGCTGCGACGGGGCGAGATCCTGGGCTTTTACGGCCTCGTCGGGGCGGGGCGATCCGAATTCATGCAAAGCCTGATCGGTGTGACCCGCCCGTCCAAAGGGGCCGTCCGGATCGAGGACAAGGTGCGGGTGATCCGGTCTCCTGCCAATGCAATCGCCGCCGGGATCGTCTACGTGCCTGAGGACCGGGGCAAACAGGGCGCGATCCTCGACATGCCGATCTTCCAGAATGTGACATTGCCCTCACTGTCGCGCCTCTCGAGGAACGGCTTCACCCGGATGGCAGAGGAATTTGCCCTTGCGCGGCGCTACACGGAGCGCCTCGATCTGCGTGCGGCGTCGCTCGATACACCCGTCGGCAGCCTCTCCGGCGGCAATCAGCAGAAGGTGGTGATCGCCAAATGGCTCGCGACGCAACCCAAGGTCATCATCCTCGACGAGCCCACGAAAGGCATTGACATCGGGTCCAAGGCCGCCGTGCATGATTTTATGTCCGAACTGGCCGCCGAAGGACTTTCCGTGATCATGGTCAGTTCCGAAATCCCGGAGATCCTCGGGATGTCTGACCGGATCATCGTGATGCGCGAAGGGCGGATCGTGGCGGAGCTGGAAGGCGACGACATGACCCCGGAAACCCTCGTCCGTCATGCGGCGGGCATTTCACCAAAGGGAGAAGCCGCATGA
- a CDS encoding ABC transporter permease, giving the protein MSLLKSREAILVAAILLLLAGVASRFPGFITPRNLVAVFTDTAPLVILALGQMVVILTRSIDLSVAANLALTGMVCALINVSFPGVPVAVLIALALGLGALMGAINGFFVWKLSIPPIVVTLGTMTIFRGVIFLLTNGSWVNSHQMSMAFKSFPREAILGLPVLGWVAVIVTLGLGLVMSRTTLGRAFFAVGGNPHASVYTGINVGRTQFLAFVISGMLAGLTGYLWVARYAVAYVDIAGGFELDVVAACVIGGVSIAGGVATVAGAVLGALFLGIIKNALPVIDVSPFWQLAISGAAIIIAVTFNSRAGRSKGRVILKSAEHAQ; this is encoded by the coding sequence ATGAGCCTCCTGAAATCCCGCGAGGCGATCCTCGTGGCCGCGATCCTCCTGTTGCTCGCCGGCGTGGCGAGCCGTTTTCCCGGATTCATCACTCCGCGCAACCTCGTCGCCGTCTTCACCGATACCGCGCCGCTTGTCATTCTGGCCCTGGGCCAGATGGTCGTTATCCTCACCAGGTCCATCGACCTCTCTGTCGCCGCCAATCTCGCCCTGACGGGGATGGTCTGCGCACTGATCAACGTGTCCTTTCCCGGAGTGCCGGTGGCCGTCCTCATCGCGCTGGCGCTTGGGCTCGGGGCGCTGATGGGAGCGATCAACGGGTTCTTCGTCTGGAAACTTTCCATTCCGCCGATCGTCGTCACGCTGGGCACGATGACAATCTTCCGCGGTGTCATTTTTCTTCTGACCAATGGCAGCTGGGTCAATTCGCATCAGATGAGCATGGCTTTCAAGAGCTTTCCCCGCGAGGCGATCCTCGGACTCCCGGTGCTTGGCTGGGTGGCGGTGATCGTGACGCTCGGGCTCGGGCTCGTGATGAGCCGCACCACATTGGGGCGGGCTTTCTTTGCGGTGGGTGGCAATCCGCATGCGTCGGTCTACACCGGCATAAACGTGGGAAGGACGCAGTTCCTCGCCTTCGTGATTTCCGGCATGCTGGCCGGGCTGACAGGCTATCTCTGGGTCGCGCGCTATGCCGTAGCCTATGTCGACATCGCCGGAGGATTCGAACTCGATGTGGTCGCGGCCTGCGTCATTGGCGGCGTGTCCATCGCGGGGGGTGTGGCGACAGTGGCTGGTGCCGTCCTCGGCGCGCTGTTCCTGGGAATTATCAAGAACGCGCTTCCGGTGATCGACGTCTCGCCCTTCTGGCAACTGGCCATTTCCGGTGCCGCGATCATCATCGCGGTGACCTTCAATTCGCGTGCAGGCCGCTCGAAAGGCCGCGTCATCCTCAAATCCGCGGAGCATGCACAATGA
- a CDS encoding ABC transporter permease, producing the protein MSHIESRTANTPRLIPDRLTSPATRILKSWESLLLLVAIGIFVLNSFASPYFLNAWNLSDATFNFTEKAMIAFAMTLLIISGEIDLSVASIIALSSTAMGLVMQAGFGTPAIVAAGLLTGLLCGAFNGILVTRLGLPSIVVTIGTMSLFRGISYIILGDGAFRGYPADFAWFGQGYAFWVITVEMVFFVLLAVVYGVLLHKTNFGRTVYAIGNNATAATFSGVRVERVKLILFLLTGLMSGLASVCLTSRLGSTRPSIASGMELEIVTMVVLGGVNILGGSGSLPGVVIAAFVMGLVTFGLGLLNVPGIVMSIVVGALLIGVIALPRIYRNLRRK; encoded by the coding sequence ATGAGCCATATCGAATCCCGAACCGCGAACACGCCGCGTCTGATCCCCGATCGCCTTACGAGCCCGGCGACCCGGATCCTCAAAAGCTGGGAGAGCCTGCTCCTGCTCGTGGCGATCGGAATCTTCGTCCTCAATTCGTTTGCCTCTCCCTACTTCCTCAACGCATGGAATCTTTCAGACGCGACGTTCAATTTCACGGAAAAGGCGATGATCGCCTTCGCCATGACACTTCTCATCATCTCGGGAGAGATCGACCTCTCCGTGGCGTCCATCATCGCGCTGTCGTCCACCGCCATGGGGCTCGTGATGCAGGCAGGATTCGGCACGCCCGCCATCGTGGCGGCCGGGCTTCTGACCGGTCTGCTTTGCGGGGCGTTCAACGGCATTCTGGTCACACGCCTCGGCCTTCCGTCCATCGTCGTGACCATCGGGACGATGAGCCTGTTTCGCGGCATAAGCTACATCATCCTGGGCGATGGGGCCTTCCGCGGCTATCCCGCGGATTTCGCGTGGTTCGGGCAGGGCTACGCGTTCTGGGTGATCACGGTCGAGATGGTGTTCTTCGTCCTGCTTGCGGTGGTCTATGGCGTGCTGCTGCACAAGACGAACTTCGGGCGGACGGTCTATGCCATCGGCAACAATGCCACTGCCGCGACATTCTCGGGCGTTCGCGTCGAACGCGTGAAACTCATCCTGTTCCTTCTGACCGGGCTCATGTCGGGGCTGGCCTCGGTCTGCCTGACCTCGCGCCTCGGCTCGACGCGCCCGTCCATCGCATCCGGGATGGAACTCGAGATCGTGACCATGGTGGTGCTCGGCGGGGTCAATATCCTCGGCGGCTCCGGATCGCTCCCCGGCGTGGTGATCGCGGCCTTCGTCATGGGGCTTGTGACCTTCGGGCTGGGACTTCTGAACGTGCCGGGCATCGTCATGTCCATCGTCGTGGGCGCGCTTCTGATCGGGGTCATCGCCCTGCCGCGCATCTACAGGAACCTCCGGAGGAAATGA
- a CDS encoding L-rhamnose mutarotase has product MEKYAFRMVLNEGQLGEYRKRHEEIWPELVELLKEAGVEDYSIHYDPETRHLFGVLWRREDHAMAALPDHPVMKRWWAHMADIMETHPDNRPREQALETVFHLP; this is encoded by the coding sequence ATGGAGAAATATGCTTTCCGCATGGTGTTGAATGAAGGACAGCTCGGCGAATACCGCAAGCGTCACGAAGAGATCTGGCCGGAACTGGTCGAACTGCTGAAGGAGGCCGGGGTAGAGGACTATTCGATCCACTACGATCCGGAGACGCGACACCTCTTTGGCGTGCTCTGGCGGCGCGAGGATCACGCGATGGCGGCGCTGCCTGATCATCCGGTGATGAAACGCTGGTGGGCGCACATGGCGGACATCATGGAAACGCATCCCGACAATCGTCCCAGGGAGCAAGCGCTCGAAACCGTGTTTCATTTGCCATGA
- a CDS encoding FGGY-family carbohydrate kinase has product MTVPRHIAVLDVGKTNAKLALVDGETLKEIAVVTRPNNVLQGPPWPHFDLDGHWAFFLEHLAAFQTSHGIDAISVTTHGAAAVLLDTEGALAAPMLDYEHDGPDRMATDYDAIRPPFSETGSARLAMGLNLGAQLHWQFRSDPALAARTAHVLTYPQYWGYKLTGVMATDVTSLGCHTDLWNPWKGGFSMLVERLGLSGRLAPAHRSGDVLGTVTEDIAARTGLSTETPVVCGIHDSNASLLPHVLGRTGAFSVVSTGTWVVAMSVRGEATALDPDRDTLVNVNALGQAVPSARFMGGREYEIVRAGGEVAVREADRAEILDKSIMLLPAVEPGSGPFQGREARWTGEPGTHGARMAALGFYLALMTRTCLDLVGAKGPVIVEGPFARNSEYLDMLASLHEDGVEIAESATGTSVGAAMLFARQASPPATRRVTPRQRARLADYAAHWRAAVEGETTCA; this is encoded by the coding sequence ATGACAGTGCCAAGACATATCGCTGTCCTCGATGTTGGCAAGACAAACGCCAAGCTTGCGCTGGTCGATGGAGAGACCCTGAAGGAGATTGCTGTAGTCACCCGTCCGAACAACGTGTTGCAGGGGCCGCCGTGGCCGCATTTCGACCTCGACGGACATTGGGCGTTCTTCCTCGAACATCTTGCGGCGTTTCAGACGAGCCACGGGATTGACGCCATTTCCGTGACCACCCATGGAGCTGCGGCGGTTCTGCTGGACACGGAGGGCGCGCTGGCCGCTCCGATGCTCGATTACGAACATGACGGGCCGGACCGGATGGCGACGGATTACGACGCGATCCGGCCGCCGTTTTCCGAGACCGGATCCGCGCGCCTTGCCATGGGGCTGAACCTCGGCGCGCAGCTCCATTGGCAGTTTCGGAGCGATCCTGCCCTGGCGGCGCGCACGGCGCATGTGCTTACCTATCCGCAATACTGGGGGTACAAGCTCACCGGGGTCATGGCGACGGATGTGACCTCTCTCGGGTGCCATACTGACCTGTGGAACCCTTGGAAAGGCGGCTTTTCGATGCTCGTGGAGCGGCTGGGACTGTCGGGCAGACTTGCCCCCGCGCACCGCTCCGGCGATGTGCTCGGGACAGTGACAGAGGACATTGCCGCGCGCACGGGGCTGTCCACGGAAACGCCGGTGGTCTGCGGCATACATGATTCCAACGCGTCGCTCCTGCCACATGTTCTTGGCCGGACTGGAGCATTCTCGGTAGTCTCCACCGGCACCTGGGTCGTGGCCATGTCCGTCCGGGGGGAGGCGACCGCGCTCGATCCCGATCGCGACACGCTGGTCAACGTCAATGCGCTGGGCCAGGCTGTGCCTTCCGCCCGGTTCATGGGCGGGCGCGAATACGAGATCGTTCGCGCGGGCGGCGAGGTTGCCGTGAGGGAGGCGGACCGCGCAGAGATTCTGGACAAATCCATCATGCTCCTGCCCGCCGTCGAGCCGGGATCGGGGCCTTTCCAGGGGCGCGAGGCCCGCTGGACCGGCGAGCCGGGGACGCACGGGGCGCGCATGGCCGCGCTCGGCTTCTATCTCGCCCTGATGACCAGGACCTGCCTCGACCTCGTGGGCGCGAAGGGCCCGGTCATCGTCGAAGGGCCGTTTGCGCGCAATTCCGAATATCTGGACATGCTTGCCAGCCTGCATGAGGACGGCGTCGAGATTGCGGAGTCCGCGACCGGCACCTCCGTCGGGGCCGCGATGCTTTTCGCCCGGCAGGCCTCCCCGCCCGCAACCCGCCGGGTAACCCCACGACAGAGAGCGCGGCTTGCGGACTACGCGGCGCATTGGCGCGCCGCAGTTGAAGGAGAGACGACATGCGCCTGA
- a CDS encoding alpha-hydroxy acid oxidase — protein MRLKDCHNFHDFRRLAQRRVPGPIFHYIDGGADDEVTLRRNTEAFGAVDLVPNVLRGVTDVDLSTEIMGQKLELPVYLSPTALQRLFHHEGERATAGAAAKFGTMFGVSSLGTVSMAELAAKHPTPQVYQFYFHKDRGLNSAMMQAARDSGINVMMLTVDSITGGNRERDLRTGFSIPFRLTFGGMLQFALKPMWGINYVTHEKFSLPQLDAHIDMRGDALTIGRYFTEMLDPSMNWDDVERMVAEWGGPFCLKGVMSVEDARRAAEIGCQGIVLSNHGGRQLDGSRTGFDQLDEIVQALGDRLDVMVDGGFQRGTHVLKALALGAKAVGLGRAYLYALAAAGQPGVERMLGQLTAEITRGMRLMGVTRVSELTPDMLRRS, from the coding sequence ATGCGCCTGAAGGATTGTCACAATTTCCACGACTTTCGCAGGCTCGCGCAGCGGCGTGTTCCGGGGCCGATCTTCCACTATATCGACGGCGGCGCGGATGACGAGGTGACGCTGCGGCGCAACACGGAGGCCTTCGGAGCCGTCGATCTCGTGCCCAACGTGCTGCGTGGGGTGACAGATGTGGATCTCTCGACCGAGATCATGGGGCAGAAGCTCGAGTTGCCTGTCTATCTCTCGCCCACCGCGCTTCAGCGCCTGTTTCATCACGAGGGTGAGCGCGCCACGGCGGGAGCGGCGGCGAAATTCGGCACGATGTTCGGCGTGTCCTCCCTCGGCACGGTCTCCATGGCCGAGCTCGCCGCAAAACATCCCACGCCGCAGGTCTATCAGTTCTATTTTCACAAGGATCGGGGCCTCAATTCCGCGATGATGCAGGCCGCCAGGGACAGCGGCATCAATGTGATGATGCTCACCGTGGACAGCATTACAGGCGGCAACCGCGAACGGGATCTGCGCACGGGGTTCTCGATCCCCTTCCGCCTCACGTTTGGTGGCATGCTGCAATTCGCGCTCAAGCCGATGTGGGGGATCAACTATGTCACCCATGAGAAATTCAGCCTGCCGCAGCTGGATGCCCATATCGACATGCGGGGTGATGCCCTGACCATCGGGCGCTATTTCACCGAGATGCTCGATCCGTCAATGAATTGGGACGATGTGGAGCGGATGGTCGCCGAATGGGGCGGGCCGTTCTGTCTCAAGGGGGTGATGAGCGTCGAGGATGCGAGGCGGGCGGCGGAAATCGGCTGTCAGGGCATTGTCCTTTCGAACCACGGCGGCAGGCAGCTCGACGGTTCGCGGACAGGCTTCGATCAGCTCGACGAAATTGTCCAGGCGCTCGGCGACAGGCTCGACGTGATGGTCGACGGAGGCTTTCAGCGCGGCACTCACGTGCTCAAGGCCCTGGCGCTCGGAGCCAAGGCGGTGGGTCTCGGGCGTGCCTATCTCTATGCCCTTGCGGCGGCGGGGCAGCCGGGGGTCGAGCGGATGCTGGGCCAGCTCACTGCCGAGATCACCCGCGGCATGCGCCTGATGGGCGTGACACGTGTCTCCGAACTGACGCCGGACATGCTGCGCCGGTCCTGA
- a CDS encoding Hint domain-containing protein, with protein sequence MAMITLRLRGDQIGTYTRFYGQGNGAERVVTVEGVTALGPREALYTVIVEQVGDGVEEFRNGQFVTIQGPDGSVVMPKTSVQPDIEQGLGAGDEHLLIAERPFLIDLGGVPAGPETVRYSQADKPAGAGGDDDGNLDFADFSCFAPGTAIATPEGPQDVAALEPGTLVTTRDHGDVPLLWVGRRTLDLTQAEERGKPVLLKPGSMGPDCPARETVVSPDHRILIRDAACDFLFGAAEILAPAKALTGLPRIQSMRGKTRITYVTLFTRRHEIILANGLPVETLYPGPQALRRLGPLLRASLLAACPGIAGSDVGRSYPPARRMLSVTEAVELVTVINARNRLLSPPPAPLHAARPGGEG encoded by the coding sequence ATGGCCATGATCACGCTCCGGCTCCGCGGCGACCAGATCGGCACCTATACGCGCTTTTACGGACAGGGGAACGGTGCCGAACGCGTCGTGACGGTCGAGGGGGTGACGGCCCTCGGCCCGCGTGAGGCGCTCTATACCGTCATCGTCGAACAGGTGGGCGACGGCGTCGAGGAATTCCGCAACGGGCAATTCGTCACGATCCAGGGCCCGGACGGGTCCGTGGTGATGCCGAAGACCTCCGTCCAGCCCGATATCGAACAGGGGCTGGGCGCGGGCGACGAACATCTGCTGATCGCCGAACGCCCCTTCCTGATCGACCTCGGCGGTGTCCCGGCCGGGCCCGAGACGGTGCGGTATTCGCAGGCGGACAAACCGGCGGGCGCCGGCGGCGACGATGACGGCAATCTCGATTTCGCCGATTTTTCCTGCTTCGCACCGGGGACCGCGATCGCGACGCCGGAAGGGCCGCAGGATGTCGCCGCGCTGGAGCCGGGCACGCTGGTGACGACGCGCGATCACGGCGATGTGCCCCTGCTCTGGGTCGGGCGCCGCACCCTCGACCTCACGCAGGCGGAGGAGCGCGGGAAACCCGTGCTGCTGAAACCCGGCAGCATGGGCCCGGACTGCCCCGCGAGGGAGACGGTCGTCTCGCCCGATCACCGCATCCTGATCCGGGACGCGGCCTGCGACTTCCTGTTCGGGGCGGCCGAGATCCTGGCGCCGGCAAAGGCGCTCACCGGCCTGCCGCGCATCCAGAGCATGCGCGGCAAGACGCGGATCACCTATGTGACGCTGTTCACCCGGCGGCACGAGATCATCCTCGCCAACGGGCTCCCGGTCGAGACGCTCTATCCCGGCCCGCAGGCGCTGCGCCGCCTCGGCCCGCTGCTCCGTGCCTCCCTCCTCGCAGCCTGTCCCGGCATCGCCGGGAGCGACGTCGGGCGCAGCTATCCGCCCGCACGACGCATGCTCTCGGTGACGGAAGCGGTGGAACTGGTGACAGTGATCAACGCGCGCAACAGGCTCCTCTCCCCGCCGCCCGCCCCCCTGCACGCGGCGCGCCCCGGCGGAGAGGGATGA